GCTGGAACAAATTCGTCCTGGGACCGGAATACATCCGAAGGGCAGCTTATCTGTGCCCAAAAACACGGGAGTGAGTCCATCGACTATGACCCGAACATGAGAACAGGGTTAACCTCAAATATTTTCAGAGAAAAGAGGCACCGGAAATGCAATTTCGATCTGCTCACAGCTGTTCACGAAGCTGAATACAGCAATGTGAAGCGGCCCATTGATCCCAAGACCAAGAGATACTTGGAACCTGCTCATCGATTTGAGGTCAACATAGAGGGGGATTCTGTATCTCAGGCAAAGTAAGTGTAACCTAATTCCTGACCATATCACTTTTGCTAATAACCCAAGATACGAGCTCTTCCTCAAATACCAGACCAAGGTCCACAAGGAAGACGTCTCCACTTGGCAGCAGAAGGACTTCAAACGGTTCCTCTGTTCGGGCCTGAAGCGTTCCCCGGCTGATCCTAAGTCTACTGAAAAGAAACTAGGATCATGGCATCAGTGCTACCGCCTGGACGGGAAACTCATAGCCGTTGCGGTCCTGGACTTGATGCCGAGTGGCGTGAGCTCTGTATATATCTTGTAAGTTCTGTTTTCTCCAAGGTCATTCGAGCAACGACTGACAGCTAAAGCTATGATCCCGACTACGAACAATGGGAATTCGGGAAACTCAGCGCCCTAAGGGAAATTGCCCTCTCTATTGAAGGTAGTTACCAGTATTACTACATGGGTAAGTTATTACCAGCCTCTATCTACGGCCTATGAAACGGCCATCGCTGACAACCCTTATACAGGCTATTATATCCACTCGTGCCAGAAAATGCGTTACAAGGGATCCTTCAAGCCTCAGTACATCCTCGGTAAGGCCACCACCAGTTttcaacaaacaaaacaGACATATTGACATATATAGACCCCGAAAGCTACACATGGGATCCGCTTGACGGCGAACTGGCAAAGAAGCTAGACGAACGTCCATACGTATCGCTCTCGCGTGACCGCCGTCTTGCGGCTGAAGGCACACCAGAGTCCGCCGGGACAGAGGCCGATGCCGAAatcaatgatgatgaggtatCTCTCTTCGACCT
The sequence above is a segment of the Aspergillus oryzae RIB40 DNA, chromosome 3 genome. Coding sequences within it:
- a CDS encoding arginyltransferase (Arginyl-tRNA-protein transferase), encoding MHACTPFSFIAAAVGSIGYQRNSCGYCKSDNGSPSNMYPLQARRTILALYQYVPPIMRNSSTVGGDEIMLSALYDEPSSRERTNAKRSIAGTNSSWDRNTSEGQLICAQKHGSESIDYDPNMRTGLTSNIFREKRHRKCNFDLLTAVHEAEYSNVKRPIDPKTKRYLEPAHRFEVNIEGDSVSQAKYELFLKYQTKVHKEDVSTWQQKDFKRFLCSGLKRSPADPKSTEKKLGSWHQCYRLDGKLIAVAVLDLMPSGVSSVYIFYDPDYEQWEFGKLSALREIALSIEGSYQYYYMGYYIHSCQKMRYKGSFKPQYILDPESYTWDPLDGELAKKLDERPYVSLSRDRRLAAEGTPESAGTEADAEINDDEVSLFDLRMPGVLSLEEVEPLDLDHWLLLVHGSFVHMIDLVGWETMPMDNPQSVKGIIAELAAVLGPKIVKESAVVLFD